The following proteins come from a genomic window of Sebastes fasciatus isolate fSebFas1 chromosome 6, fSebFas1.pri, whole genome shotgun sequence:
- the pxmp2 gene encoding peroxisomal membrane protein 2 isoform X2, protein MPVESLPVRDASIHFRLLHQYLFLLKKYPILTKSVTSGILSALGNLLSQILEARKKAKNGVQVNEIDTAGAARYAVYGLFITGPLSHYFYQLMEVWMPSTDPLCIVKRLLLDRLIFAPGFLLIFYFVMTVLEGKGWRDFEKKMRGSYWTALKMNWKVWTPFQFININFVPVQVCSILLLNK, encoded by the exons ATGCCTGTGGAGAGCCTGCCAGTCCGGGATGCGTCCATTCATTTCCGTTTACTTCATCAGTATCTGTTTCTCCTGAAGAAATACCCCATCCTCACTAAGTCTGTGACCAG TGGCATCCTCTCAGCTTTAGGAAATCTTCTGTCTCAGATTTTGGAGGCAAGAAAAAAGGCCAAGAATGGAGTCCAGGTCAACGAGATCGACACAGCTGGAGCGGCACGCTATGCCGTTTATGG gtTGTTTATTACAGGACCATTGAGCCACTACTTTTACCAGCTGATGGAAGTGTGGATGCCCAGCACAGACCCGCTATGCATAGTCAAACGTCTGCTACTGGATCGGCTTATTTTTGCCCCCGGCTTTCTGCTAATTTTCTACTTTGTTATGACCGTCCTGGAG GGTAAAGGGTGGAGAGACTTTGAAAAGAAGATGAGAGGAAGTTACTGGACTGCTTTAAAGATGAACTGGAAAGTGTGGACTCCCTTCCAGTTCATCAATATCAACTTTGTGCCTGTTCAGGTATGCAGCATCCTGTTATTGAACAAATGA
- the LOC141769198 gene encoding glutamyl-tRNA(Gln) amidotransferase subunit C, mitochondrial-like, which produces MSVFSLAAKRTCRGVSLKLTSPSFNLLINNRYSVIKVENLHRRRRSSCLQSCNTHATRLLSSQPHNPKVPEAPTWEQVPEDQLPPPAHIPADLVDKLERLALVDFRTKEGLACLEKEIRFADQLHVVDTSGVEPMDSVLEDRSLNLRDDAVMEGDCAEELLQLSKNTVEEYFVAPPGNIPLPKREERATMLKHSEL; this is translated from the exons ATGTCAGTGTTTAGTCTCGCTGCTAAACGCACATGTCGTGGCGTGTCATTGAAACTCACTAGTCCTTCATTTAACCTGTTAATAAACAATAGATACTCAGTAATAAAGGTGGAGAACctccacagaagaagaagaagcagctgcCTGCAGAGCTGCAACACACATGCAACGCGTCTGTTGAGCTCTCAACCACACAACCCCAAG GTACCAGAGGCTCCAACATGGGAACAAGTACCAGAGGACCAACTTCCCCCG CCTGCCCATATCCCAGCTGACCTGGTGGACAAACTGGAGCGACTGGCCTTGGTTGATTTCCGCACCAAAGAGGGACTGGCCTGTTTGGAGAAAGAAATACGATTTGCAGATCAGCTTCATGTTGTTGACACGTCAGGGGTTGAACCAATGGATTCAGTTCTGGAGGACAG GTCATTAAACCTGAGGGACGATGCGGTGATGGAAGGAGACTGTGCTGAAGAACTGCTTCAGCTCTCCAAAAACACAGTTGAAGAATATTTTGTGGCACCACCAG GAAATATTCCTCTACcaaagagggaggagagggccACCATGCTGAAACACTCAGAGTTATGa
- the LOC141770140 gene encoding glutamyl-tRNA(Gln) amidotransferase subunit C, mitochondrial-like, protein MYKTKRQPAHIPADLVDKLERLALVDFRTKEGLACLEKEIRFVDQLHVVDTSGVEPMDSVLEDRSLNLRDDAVMEGDCAEELLQLSKNTVEEYFVAPPGNIPLPKREERATMLKHSVIIFIKTFCVK, encoded by the exons ATGTACAAGACCAAACGACAA CCTGCCCATATCCCAGCTGACCTGGTGGACAAACTGGAGCGACTGGCCTTAGTTGATTTCCGCACCAAAGAGGGACTGGCCTGTTTGGAGAAAGAAATACGATTTGTAGATCAGCTTCATGTTGTTGACACGTCAGGGGTTGAACCAATGGATTCAGTTCTGGAGGACAG GTCATTAAACCTGAGGGACGATGCGGTGATGGAGGGAGACTGTGCTGAAGAACTGCTTCAGCTCTCCAAAAACACAGTTGAAGAATATTTTGTGGCCCCACCAG GAAATATTCCTCTACcaaagagggaggagagggccACCATGCTGAAACACTcagttattatatttattaaaacattttgtgtaaaataa
- the LOC141770091 gene encoding glutamyl-tRNA(Gln) amidotransferase subunit C, mitochondrial-like — protein MWGGDGVDGWPAHIPADLVDKLERLALVDFRTKEGLACLEKEIRFVDQLHVVDTSGFEPMDSVLEDRSLNLRDDAVMEGDCAEELLQLSKNTVEEYYVAPPGNIPLPKREERATMLKHSEL, from the exons ATGTGGGGAGGAGACggtgtggatggatgg CCTGCCCATATCCCAGCTGACCTGGTGGACAAACTGGAGCGACTGGCCTTGGTTGATTTCCGCACCAAAGAGGGACTGGCCTGTTTGGAGAAAGAAATACGATTTGTAGATCAGCTTCATGTTGTTGACACGTCAGGGTTTGAACCAATGGATTCAGTTCTGGAGGACAG GTCATTAAACCTGAGGGACGATGCGGTGATGGAAGGAGATTGTGCTGAAGAACTGCTTCAGCTCTCCAAAAACACAGTTGAAGAATATTATGTGGCACCACCAG GAAATATTCCTCTACcaaagagggaggagagggccACCATGCTGAAACATTCAGAGTTATGa
- the pxmp2 gene encoding peroxisomal membrane protein 2 isoform X1, with the protein MPVESLPVRDASIHFRLLHQYLFLLKKYPILTKSVTSGILSALGNLLSQILEARKKAKNGVQVNEIDTAGAARYAVYGLFITGPLSHYFYQLMEVWMPSTDPLCIVKRLLLDRLIFAPGFLLIFYFVMTVLEAKGWRDFEKKMRGSYWTALKMNWKVWTPFQFININFVPVQFRVLFANMIALFWYAYLSTVRK; encoded by the exons ATGCCTGTGGAGAGCCTGCCAGTCCGGGATGCGTCCATTCATTTCCGTTTACTTCATCAGTATCTGTTTCTCCTGAAGAAATACCCCATCCTCACTAAGTCTGTGACCAG TGGCATCCTCTCAGCTTTAGGAAATCTTCTGTCTCAGATTTTGGAGGCAAGAAAAAAGGCCAAGAATGGAGTCCAGGTCAACGAGATCGACACAGCTGGAGCGGCACGCTATGCCGTTTATGG gtTGTTTATTACAGGACCATTGAGCCACTACTTTTACCAGCTGATGGAAGTGTGGATGCCCAGCACAGACCCGCTATGCATAGTCAAACGTCTGCTACTGGATCGGCTTATTTTTGCCCCCGGCTTTCTGCTAATTTTCTACTTTGTTATGACCGTCCTGGAG GCTAAAGGGTGGAGAGACTTTGAAAAGAAGATGAGAGGAAGTTACTGGACTGCTTTAAAGATGAACTGGAAAGTGTGGACTCCCTTCCAGTTCATCAATATCAACTTTGTGCCTGTTCAG TTCCGAGTGCTGTTTGCCAACATGATTGCCTTATTTTGGTACGCCTACCTTTCAACTGTGAGGAAATGA
- the LOC141769202 gene encoding polyubiquitin-like, with translation MDINIIMLNGTSRVLSVHPEATVGSLKVLIQQTLGVQVETQRLVFVNGTKTPLSDDSQPVCSYGLQQGAQVSLLVSQPPPIQVFLRNPKGKLSTYDIKPDETVANFKKRVECRETDAGKGIPVDQQRLIHQDREMMEGKLSDYNVKAMSTINLNLRVRGG, from the coding sequence ATGGATATAAACATCATTATGCTGAACGGGACTTCCCGCGTCCTGAGTGTGCACCCTGAGGCCACAGTGGGCTCTCTGAAAGTCCTGATCCAGCAGACACTGGGAGTCCAGGTTGAGACTCAGAGGCTGGTGTTTGTGAACGGGACGAAAACTCCTCTCAGTGACGACTCACAGCCCGTCTGCTCCTACGGCCTGCAGCAAGGAGCCCAGGTCTCCCTGCTGGTTTCCCAGCCACCCCCTATCCAGGTCTTCCTCAGGAACCCGAAGGGGAAGCTCAGCACCTACGACATCAAACCAGACGAGACCGTGGCCAACTTCAAGAAAAGGGTTGAGTGCAGAGAGACAGATGCGGGAAAGGGGATCCCGGTGGACCAGCAGAGGCTCATCCACCAGGACAGAGAGATGATGGAGGGGAAGCTGTCCGACTACAACGTCAAAGCGATGAGCACCATCAACCTGAATCTGCGTGTGAGAGGAGGCTGA
- the LOC141769201 gene encoding polyubiquitin-like: MDINIIMLNGTSHVMRVNPQATVGSLKVLIQQKLGVQVETQRLVFVNGMNTPLSDDSQPVCSYGLQQGARVSLLVTQPPTIQVFLRNEKGKISTYDIKPDETVANFKTRVQSREREGGQGIPVTQQRLIHEGREMNEGRLSDYNVEALSTIDLNLRLRGG; encoded by the coding sequence ATGGATATAAACATCATTATGCTGAACGGGACTTCCCACGTCATGAGAGTGAACCCTCAGGCCACAGTGGGCTCTCTGAAAGTCCTGATCCAGCAGAAACTGGGAGTCCAGGTTGAGACTCAGAGGCTGGTGTTTGTGAACGGGATGAATACTCCTCTCAGTGACGACTCACAGCCCGTCTGCTCCTACGGCCTGCAGCAAGGAGCCCGGGTCTCCCTGCTGGTGACCCAGCCACCCACCATCCAGGTCTTCCTCAGGAACGAGAAGGGGAAGATCAGCACCTACGACATCAAACCAGACGAGACCGTGGCCAACTTCAAGACCAGGgtccagagcagagagagagagggaggacaggGGATCCCAGTGACCCAGCAGAGGCTCATCCACGAGGGCAGAGAGATGAATGAAGGGAGGCTGTCTGACTACAACGTCGAAGCGTTGAGCACCATCGACCTGAATCTGCGTCTGAGAGGAGGCTGA
- the LOC141769200 gene encoding polyubiquitin-like — MDINIITLDGTSHDLSVHPEATVGSLKVLIQDRLEVEVESQKLVFVNGMNGMNTPLSDDSQPVCSYGLQQGARVSLLVTQPPPIQVSLRNEKGTISTYDIKPDETVANFKRMVEHRETDEGGQGIPVSQQKLIHEGREMMEGRLSSYNVKARSTIDLTLRLRGG; from the coding sequence ATGGATATAAACATCATTACGCTGGACGGGACTTCCCACGACCTGAGTGTGCACCCTGAGGCCACAGTGGGCTCTCTGAAAGTCTTGATCCAGGACAGACTGGAAGTCGAAGTTGAGTCTCAGAAGCTGGTGTTTGTGAACGGGATGAACGGGATGAACACCCCTCTCAGCGACGACTCACAGCCCGTCTGCTCCTACGGCCTGCAGCAAGGAGCCCGAGTCTCCCTGCTGGTGACCCAGCCACCCCCCATCCAGGTCTCCCTCAGGAACGAGAAGGGGACGATCAGCACCTACGACATCAAACCCGACGAGACCGTGGCCAACTTCAAGAGAATGGTCgagcacagagagacagatgaggGAGGACAGGGGATCCCAGTGAGCCAGCAGAAGCTCATCCACGAGGGCAGGGAGATGATGGAGGGGAGGCTGTCCAGCTACAACGTCAAAGCACGTAGCACCATCGACCTGACTCTGCGTCTGAGAGGAGGCTGA